In one window of Mytilus galloprovincialis chromosome 6, xbMytGall1.hap1.1, whole genome shotgun sequence DNA:
- the LOC143080970 gene encoding uncharacterized protein LOC143080970 isoform X1, whose amino-acid sequence MSEKLQNISISSQHSSKDEPYNRMEEELTCPVCLELYADPLMLPCSHSLCKKCLEDIIQSRVKSGQEGLDCPSCRKKHQVSKEQLTNLPKNLALENIVFRFQEIQSASLSQFKSNSLSLNSSLGSQSSDRDSPVFAEDVNELCGLCDGKSPNKATWFCEQCSVLYCERCLEKFHPRRGTLCHHRIRKPSHMEGESKPAFCEDHTTEQATVFCDQCKVLVCHLCLCDGLGKHTGHKVLARESACQQVKETVESTKKSLESMSTVVQDQSQKMEDLGEELEDVHRQACQKVENQYRRLLEDTTSALRQQKQALIQSLTSAKSKSVSQLHNHLDVNSKTSKQVEDLLESCKKILDEDHTKGLLSRATEIPPLTEQTQEIEDCLQKSRTHYCELVRSCSIQQDLKRAVTKFRSASMSCLQTMATDEPGKCQSIIPLIKSPSSAGKEAPRVQNKCLTTWGFNSTSFTAESLDSNSLWSVTIEKNSSHVGDTKSGYLFGVGIASDQLGNKELVGMNGKSYGIACSNGNLVYCHNSKIEQLMPLDGLPLSITVCVTNDQSESVILSFTITNSSWGDTLSCKKVLMDFIHGDPIYPVFTVSQRVKMQFPTHV is encoded by the exons ATGTCAGAGAAACTTCAGAATATATCCATCAGCTCACAGCATAGCTCTAAAG aTGAACCCTACAATAGAATGGAGGAAGAGTTGACCTGTCCAGTATGTTTAGAACTATATGCTGACCCTTTAATGTTACCATGTTCTCACAGTCTCTGTAAGAAATGTTTAGAGGATATTATACAATCCAGAGTCAAATCAGGACAGGAAG gatTAGATTGTCCCTCATGTCGGAAAAAACATCAGGTGTCTAAAGAACAACTAACCAACTTGCCTAAAAATCTTGCCCTGGAAAATATTGTGTTCCGTTTTCAAGAAATCCAAAGTGCTAGTCTATCACAGTTTAAGAGCAACAGTCTATCACTGAACTCGTCCCTAGGGAGTCAATCGTCAGATAGAGATAGCCCTGTATTCGCAGAGGATGTTAATGAACTCTGTGGTCTGTGTGATGGGAAGTCGCCAAATAAAGCAACATGGTTCTGTGAACAGTGTTCTGTCTTATATTGTGAGAGATGTTTAGAGAAATTCCATCCTCGCCGAGGAACTTTATGTCACCATCGTATACGTAAACCAAGTCACATGGAAGGTGAATCTAAGCCAGCATTCTGTGAGGATCATACCACTGAACAAGCCACTGTGTTCTGTGATCAATGTAAAGTCTTAGTGTGCCATTTATGTTTATGTGATGGTCTAGGGAAACATACTGGACACAAAGTATTGGCTAGAGAATCTGCATGTCAACAGGTCAAG GAGACAGTTGAGTCAACAAAGAAATCTTTAGAATCCATGTCTACTGTAGTACAGGATCAAAGTCAGAAGATGGAAGATTTAGGTGAAGAATTAGAG GATGTTCATCGCCAAGCATGTCAGAAAGTAGAGAATCAGTACCGCAGGTTATTAGAGGACACAACCTCTGCATTACGTCAACAAAAACAGGCTCTCATCCAATCACTGACTTCTGCCAAATCAAAATCTGTATCTCAGCTGCACAATCATCTGGATGTTAACAGTAAAACTTCTAAACAAGTAGAAGATCTGTTGGAGTCTTGTAAGAAGATTCTAGATGAAGATCATACGAAAGGTTTACTTAGTCGAGCAACTGAAATACCTCCATTAACAGAACAAACTCAGGAAATTGAAGATTG TTTACAGAAATCCAGGACTCATTATTGTGAATTAGTTAGAAGCTGTTCCATACAACAAGATTTAAAAAGGGCTGTGACAAAGTTTAGAAGTGCTTCAATGTCTTGTCTACAGACAATGGCTA CTGATGAACCTGGTAAATGTCAAAGCATAATACCTCTCATTAAGTCCCCGTCGTCTGCTGGGAAGGAGGCTCCTCGTGTACAGAACAAATGTTTGACAACATGGGGATTTAATTCTACAAGCTTTACAGCAGAATCTCTGGATTCTAACTCACTCTGGTCTGTGACTATAGAGAAGAATTCCAGTCATGTTGGAGATACCAAATCTGGATATTTGTTTGGAGTAGGGATAGCATCAGATCAATTAGGGAACAAAGAACTTGTTGGAATGAATGGGAAATCTTATGGAATAGCTTGTTCCAATGGGAATCTTGTTTACTGCCACAACAGCAAGATAGAACAGTTGATGCCATTGGATGGATTACCACTGTCAATCACAGTCTGTGTTACAAATGACCAATCAGAAAGTGTGATACTGTCATTTACAATTACAAATTCTAGTTGGGGTGATACACTGAGCTGTAAGAAAGTGTTAATGGATTTCATACATGGAGACCCTATATATCCTGTATTTACAGTCAGTCAGAGAGTTAAAATGCAATTCCCAACACATGTATAA
- the LOC143080970 gene encoding uncharacterized protein LOC143080970 isoform X3 produces MEEELTCPVCLELYADPLMLPCSHSLCKKCLEDIIQSRVKSGQEGLDCPSCRKKHQVSKEQLTNLPKNLALENIVFRFQEIQSASLSQFKSNSLSLNSSLGSQSSDRDSPVFAEDVNELCGLCDGKSPNKATWFCEQCSVLYCERCLEKFHPRRGTLCHHRIRKPSHMEGESKPAFCEDHTTEQATVFCDQCKVLVCHLCLCDGLGKHTGHKVLARESACQQVKETVESTKKSLESMSTVVQDQSQKMEDLGEELEDVHRQACQKVENQYRRLLEDTTSALRQQKQALIQSLTSAKSKSVSQLHNHLDVNSKTSKQVEDLLESCKKILDEDHTKGLLSRATEIPPLTEQTQEIEDCLQKSRTHYCELVRSCSIQQDLKRAVTKFRSASMSCLQTMATDEPGKCQSIIPLIKSPSSAGKEAPRVQNKCLTTWGFNSTSFTAESLDSNSLWSVTIEKNSSHVGDTKSGYLFGVGIASDQLGNKELVGMNGKSYGIACSNGNLVYCHNSKIEQLMPLDGLPLSITVCVTNDQSESVILSFTITNSSWGDTLSCKKVLMDFIHGDPIYPVFTVSQRVKMQFPTHV; encoded by the exons ATGGAGGAAGAGTTGACCTGTCCAGTATGTTTAGAACTATATGCTGACCCTTTAATGTTACCATGTTCTCACAGTCTCTGTAAGAAATGTTTAGAGGATATTATACAATCCAGAGTCAAATCAGGACAGGAAG gatTAGATTGTCCCTCATGTCGGAAAAAACATCAGGTGTCTAAAGAACAACTAACCAACTTGCCTAAAAATCTTGCCCTGGAAAATATTGTGTTCCGTTTTCAAGAAATCCAAAGTGCTAGTCTATCACAGTTTAAGAGCAACAGTCTATCACTGAACTCGTCCCTAGGGAGTCAATCGTCAGATAGAGATAGCCCTGTATTCGCAGAGGATGTTAATGAACTCTGTGGTCTGTGTGATGGGAAGTCGCCAAATAAAGCAACATGGTTCTGTGAACAGTGTTCTGTCTTATATTGTGAGAGATGTTTAGAGAAATTCCATCCTCGCCGAGGAACTTTATGTCACCATCGTATACGTAAACCAAGTCACATGGAAGGTGAATCTAAGCCAGCATTCTGTGAGGATCATACCACTGAACAAGCCACTGTGTTCTGTGATCAATGTAAAGTCTTAGTGTGCCATTTATGTTTATGTGATGGTCTAGGGAAACATACTGGACACAAAGTATTGGCTAGAGAATCTGCATGTCAACAGGTCAAG GAGACAGTTGAGTCAACAAAGAAATCTTTAGAATCCATGTCTACTGTAGTACAGGATCAAAGTCAGAAGATGGAAGATTTAGGTGAAGAATTAGAG GATGTTCATCGCCAAGCATGTCAGAAAGTAGAGAATCAGTACCGCAGGTTATTAGAGGACACAACCTCTGCATTACGTCAACAAAAACAGGCTCTCATCCAATCACTGACTTCTGCCAAATCAAAATCTGTATCTCAGCTGCACAATCATCTGGATGTTAACAGTAAAACTTCTAAACAAGTAGAAGATCTGTTGGAGTCTTGTAAGAAGATTCTAGATGAAGATCATACGAAAGGTTTACTTAGTCGAGCAACTGAAATACCTCCATTAACAGAACAAACTCAGGAAATTGAAGATTG TTTACAGAAATCCAGGACTCATTATTGTGAATTAGTTAGAAGCTGTTCCATACAACAAGATTTAAAAAGGGCTGTGACAAAGTTTAGAAGTGCTTCAATGTCTTGTCTACAGACAATGGCTA CTGATGAACCTGGTAAATGTCAAAGCATAATACCTCTCATTAAGTCCCCGTCGTCTGCTGGGAAGGAGGCTCCTCGTGTACAGAACAAATGTTTGACAACATGGGGATTTAATTCTACAAGCTTTACAGCAGAATCTCTGGATTCTAACTCACTCTGGTCTGTGACTATAGAGAAGAATTCCAGTCATGTTGGAGATACCAAATCTGGATATTTGTTTGGAGTAGGGATAGCATCAGATCAATTAGGGAACAAAGAACTTGTTGGAATGAATGGGAAATCTTATGGAATAGCTTGTTCCAATGGGAATCTTGTTTACTGCCACAACAGCAAGATAGAACAGTTGATGCCATTGGATGGATTACCACTGTCAATCACAGTCTGTGTTACAAATGACCAATCAGAAAGTGTGATACTGTCATTTACAATTACAAATTCTAGTTGGGGTGATACACTGAGCTGTAAGAAAGTGTTAATGGATTTCATACATGGAGACCCTATATATCCTGTATTTACAGTCAGTCAGAGAGTTAAAATGCAATTCCCAACACATGTATAA
- the LOC143080970 gene encoding uncharacterized protein LOC143080970 isoform X2 has translation MYYEPYNRMEEELTCPVCLELYADPLMLPCSHSLCKKCLEDIIQSRVKSGQEGLDCPSCRKKHQVSKEQLTNLPKNLALENIVFRFQEIQSASLSQFKSNSLSLNSSLGSQSSDRDSPVFAEDVNELCGLCDGKSPNKATWFCEQCSVLYCERCLEKFHPRRGTLCHHRIRKPSHMEGESKPAFCEDHTTEQATVFCDQCKVLVCHLCLCDGLGKHTGHKVLARESACQQVKETVESTKKSLESMSTVVQDQSQKMEDLGEELEDVHRQACQKVENQYRRLLEDTTSALRQQKQALIQSLTSAKSKSVSQLHNHLDVNSKTSKQVEDLLESCKKILDEDHTKGLLSRATEIPPLTEQTQEIEDCLQKSRTHYCELVRSCSIQQDLKRAVTKFRSASMSCLQTMATDEPGKCQSIIPLIKSPSSAGKEAPRVQNKCLTTWGFNSTSFTAESLDSNSLWSVTIEKNSSHVGDTKSGYLFGVGIASDQLGNKELVGMNGKSYGIACSNGNLVYCHNSKIEQLMPLDGLPLSITVCVTNDQSESVILSFTITNSSWGDTLSCKKVLMDFIHGDPIYPVFTVSQRVKMQFPTHV, from the exons ATGTACT aTGAACCCTACAATAGAATGGAGGAAGAGTTGACCTGTCCAGTATGTTTAGAACTATATGCTGACCCTTTAATGTTACCATGTTCTCACAGTCTCTGTAAGAAATGTTTAGAGGATATTATACAATCCAGAGTCAAATCAGGACAGGAAG gatTAGATTGTCCCTCATGTCGGAAAAAACATCAGGTGTCTAAAGAACAACTAACCAACTTGCCTAAAAATCTTGCCCTGGAAAATATTGTGTTCCGTTTTCAAGAAATCCAAAGTGCTAGTCTATCACAGTTTAAGAGCAACAGTCTATCACTGAACTCGTCCCTAGGGAGTCAATCGTCAGATAGAGATAGCCCTGTATTCGCAGAGGATGTTAATGAACTCTGTGGTCTGTGTGATGGGAAGTCGCCAAATAAAGCAACATGGTTCTGTGAACAGTGTTCTGTCTTATATTGTGAGAGATGTTTAGAGAAATTCCATCCTCGCCGAGGAACTTTATGTCACCATCGTATACGTAAACCAAGTCACATGGAAGGTGAATCTAAGCCAGCATTCTGTGAGGATCATACCACTGAACAAGCCACTGTGTTCTGTGATCAATGTAAAGTCTTAGTGTGCCATTTATGTTTATGTGATGGTCTAGGGAAACATACTGGACACAAAGTATTGGCTAGAGAATCTGCATGTCAACAGGTCAAG GAGACAGTTGAGTCAACAAAGAAATCTTTAGAATCCATGTCTACTGTAGTACAGGATCAAAGTCAGAAGATGGAAGATTTAGGTGAAGAATTAGAG GATGTTCATCGCCAAGCATGTCAGAAAGTAGAGAATCAGTACCGCAGGTTATTAGAGGACACAACCTCTGCATTACGTCAACAAAAACAGGCTCTCATCCAATCACTGACTTCTGCCAAATCAAAATCTGTATCTCAGCTGCACAATCATCTGGATGTTAACAGTAAAACTTCTAAACAAGTAGAAGATCTGTTGGAGTCTTGTAAGAAGATTCTAGATGAAGATCATACGAAAGGTTTACTTAGTCGAGCAACTGAAATACCTCCATTAACAGAACAAACTCAGGAAATTGAAGATTG TTTACAGAAATCCAGGACTCATTATTGTGAATTAGTTAGAAGCTGTTCCATACAACAAGATTTAAAAAGGGCTGTGACAAAGTTTAGAAGTGCTTCAATGTCTTGTCTACAGACAATGGCTA CTGATGAACCTGGTAAATGTCAAAGCATAATACCTCTCATTAAGTCCCCGTCGTCTGCTGGGAAGGAGGCTCCTCGTGTACAGAACAAATGTTTGACAACATGGGGATTTAATTCTACAAGCTTTACAGCAGAATCTCTGGATTCTAACTCACTCTGGTCTGTGACTATAGAGAAGAATTCCAGTCATGTTGGAGATACCAAATCTGGATATTTGTTTGGAGTAGGGATAGCATCAGATCAATTAGGGAACAAAGAACTTGTTGGAATGAATGGGAAATCTTATGGAATAGCTTGTTCCAATGGGAATCTTGTTTACTGCCACAACAGCAAGATAGAACAGTTGATGCCATTGGATGGATTACCACTGTCAATCACAGTCTGTGTTACAAATGACCAATCAGAAAGTGTGATACTGTCATTTACAATTACAAATTCTAGTTGGGGTGATACACTGAGCTGTAAGAAAGTGTTAATGGATTTCATACATGGAGACCCTATATATCCTGTATTTACAGTCAGTCAGAGAGTTAAAATGCAATTCCCAACACATGTATAA